The Nitriliruptor alkaliphilus DSM 45188 genome includes a region encoding these proteins:
- a CDS encoding sigma-70 family RNA polymerase sigma factor: protein MAGKKHEGFEALVGREYERLVRALALYCGDTAVAEELAQDAFARAYQRWSHVGSMDRPDAWVHRVAFNLAGTWFRRRYAERRAYTRHGPPEEREVPVDTAAGLTVRAAVLRLPPGQRAAIVHRYFLGRSVAETADALGTSPGAVKQATFKAMAALREAIGDDIEAHVEVDRA from the coding sequence GTGGCGGGGAAGAAGCACGAGGGGTTCGAGGCCCTCGTCGGTCGCGAGTACGAACGGCTCGTCCGTGCGCTCGCCCTCTACTGCGGCGACACGGCCGTCGCCGAGGAGTTGGCCCAGGACGCGTTCGCCCGCGCCTACCAGCGCTGGTCGCACGTGGGGTCGATGGATCGACCGGACGCCTGGGTGCACCGCGTCGCCTTCAACCTGGCAGGGACCTGGTTCCGGCGCCGCTACGCCGAACGGCGGGCCTACACCCGCCACGGGCCACCCGAGGAACGCGAGGTCCCCGTCGACACCGCCGCCGGGTTGACCGTCCGCGCCGCGGTCCTCCGGCTGCCGCCGGGCCAGCGTGCCGCGATCGTGCACCGCTACTTCCTCGGCCGATCGGTGGCCGAGACCGCCGATGCGCTCGGCACCTCGCCCGGTGCGGTCAAGCAGGCCACCTTCAAGGCGATGGCGGCCCTGCGCGAGGCGATCGGGGACGACATCGAGGCGCACGTGGAGGTGGACCGTGCCTGA
- a CDS encoding TetR/AcrR family transcriptional regulator — MPESRDYPDHARAFRLLWRGPDQPSARSGLTVDRVVDAALELASEGGLAALSMRKVAERLGVGAMSLYTYVPGKEELVMLLVERVTGELSSEVPAGATWRQRLEVIARDYWQLYRRHPWLVDVPLTRPVGGPNTFDRYEFELRAVEGIGLDDLEMNGVVELLQAHVEGTARRSVEIRRDAERSGVSDDEWWYSVLPVLEEVMADRDYELASRVGTTIGAPHTDPAFLFEFGLARILDGIEQLVASRDGGRG, encoded by the coding sequence GTGCCCGAGTCCCGCGACTACCCCGACCACGCCCGTGCGTTCCGCCTGCTGTGGCGCGGGCCGGACCAGCCGTCGGCGCGTTCCGGGCTCACCGTCGACCGGGTCGTCGACGCGGCACTCGAGCTGGCCAGCGAGGGCGGGCTCGCGGCGCTGTCGATGCGCAAGGTCGCCGAGCGGCTCGGCGTGGGTGCGATGTCGCTCTACACCTACGTGCCCGGCAAGGAGGAGCTCGTCATGCTCCTGGTCGAACGGGTGACCGGGGAGCTCAGCTCGGAGGTACCCGCCGGTGCGACGTGGCGGCAGCGGCTGGAGGTCATCGCGCGCGACTACTGGCAGCTCTACCGCCGCCACCCGTGGCTGGTCGACGTTCCGCTCACCCGCCCGGTCGGTGGCCCGAACACCTTCGACCGCTACGAGTTCGAGCTGCGTGCCGTCGAGGGGATCGGGCTCGACGACCTCGAGATGAACGGGGTCGTCGAACTGCTCCAGGCCCACGTCGAGGGCACCGCTCGCCGCTCGGTCGAGATCCGGCGCGACGCCGAGCGCAGCGGGGTCTCGGACGACGAGTGGTGGTACAGCGTCCTGCCCGTCCTCGAGGAGGTGATGGCCGACCGCGACTACGAGCTGGCCAGCCGTGTCGGCACCACGATCGGCGCCCCCCACACCGACCCGGCGTTCCTGTTCGAGTTCGGGCTCGCCCGCATCCTCGACGGCATCGAGCAGCTGGTCGCCTCGCGCGACGGCGGGCGTGGCTGA
- a CDS encoding ABC transporter permease, whose amino-acid sequence MSHQTIATGRRGTPVSDAITIFIRQSLPQLREPWGLGFGMLQPLVFLAFFGPLLGGVVDAPGMAGTEGSDPWLWFVPAVLVMLALFGTAGTGYMMLTEMQTGSHERLLVTPINRTSMLAGRTLGDVATLVAQGVLIIVVMLPFGLRPHPLGVVIALALLALLGLAFGAMSHALAIALRAQQEAFYMVQSSVTFPLLFLSGLMLPLEMGPGWMQTIGRLNPLTYVVEAQRALFAGDLTEGVVLQGTVSVVALAVVGLVLGTRAMRRAHS is encoded by the coding sequence TTGAGCCACCAGACCATCGCCACAGGCCGTCGCGGCACCCCCGTCAGCGACGCCATCACGATCTTCATCCGCCAGTCGCTGCCCCAGCTGCGCGAACCCTGGGGCCTCGGGTTCGGGATGCTGCAGCCGCTGGTGTTCCTCGCCTTCTTCGGCCCTCTGCTCGGCGGCGTCGTCGACGCACCGGGCATGGCCGGAACCGAGGGGAGCGATCCATGGCTGTGGTTCGTCCCGGCGGTGCTCGTCATGCTCGCGCTGTTCGGCACGGCCGGCACCGGCTACATGATGCTCACCGAGATGCAGACCGGATCGCACGAGCGTCTGCTGGTCACCCCGATCAACCGCACCTCGATGCTGGCCGGCAGGACGCTCGGTGACGTGGCGACGCTGGTCGCCCAGGGCGTGCTCATCATCGTGGTGATGCTCCCGTTCGGTCTGCGACCGCACCCGCTCGGCGTGGTGATCGCGCTCGCGCTCCTCGCGCTCCTCGGCCTGGCGTTCGGCGCGATGTCGCACGCCCTGGCCATCGCCCTGCGAGCGCAGCAGGAGGCGTTCTACATGGTGCAGTCCAGCGTCACGTTCCCGCTGCTGTTCCTGTCCGGCCTGATGCTGCCGCTCGAGATGGGGCCCGGCTGGATGCAGACGATCGGCCGGCTCAACCCCCTGACCTACGTGGTCGAGGCGCAGCGGGCGTTGTTCGCCGGCGACCTCACCGAGGGGGTCGTCCTGCAGGGCACCGTCAGCGTCGTCGCGCTCGCGGTGGTGGGCCTCGTCCTCGGCACCCGCGCGATGCGCCGCGCCCACAGCTGA
- a CDS encoding ATP-binding cassette domain-containing protein gives MIRARELTRTFTVKKDDPVVAVDAIDLDVEEGELVAFLGPNGAGKSTTLRMLTTLLPPTAGTANVAGFDVTTEAAKVRRRLGYIGQGNGAGHYHRVRDEVVLQGRAYGLAWRDARQRADELLEALQLTSMAKRGAGTLSGGQRRRLDIAMGLVHAPPLLFLDEPSTGLDPQNRANLWEHVLGVRERFGTTLFLTTHYLDEAERMAERVIVIDHGKVIADDTPARLKAELAGDEVTIGLSDPGRTAAAVEVADRLGRLHAVRVDGADVHLRIPDGAQVLPGYLRQLDANGIEVERAEVSRPTLDDVFLHLTGRSLREEAQAADDARSREDGVHTTPQEVLA, from the coding sequence ATGATCCGAGCACGCGAACTGACCCGAACCTTCACGGTCAAGAAGGACGACCCCGTCGTGGCCGTGGACGCCATCGACCTCGACGTCGAGGAGGGCGAGCTGGTCGCCTTCCTCGGCCCCAACGGCGCCGGCAAGTCCACGACGCTGCGGATGCTGACCACCCTGCTGCCGCCGACGGCCGGGACCGCCAACGTCGCGGGGTTCGACGTGACGACCGAGGCGGCGAAGGTGCGCCGCCGGCTCGGCTACATCGGGCAGGGCAACGGCGCCGGCCACTACCACCGGGTCCGCGACGAGGTCGTGTTGCAGGGCCGCGCCTACGGTCTGGCGTGGCGTGACGCCCGGCAGCGGGCCGACGAGCTGCTCGAGGCGCTCCAGCTCACGAGCATGGCCAAGCGCGGTGCCGGGACGCTCTCCGGCGGGCAGCGCCGCCGTCTCGACATCGCCATGGGGCTGGTCCACGCGCCACCACTGCTGTTCCTCGACGAGCCGTCCACGGGCCTCGATCCCCAGAACCGCGCGAACCTGTGGGAACACGTCCTCGGCGTGCGGGAACGGTTCGGCACCACCCTGTTCCTGACCACCCACTACCTCGACGAGGCCGAGCGCATGGCCGAGCGGGTCATCGTCATCGACCACGGGAAGGTCATCGCCGACGACACGCCGGCGCGCCTGAAGGCCGAGCTCGCCGGGGACGAAGTCACCATCGGCCTCAGTGATCCCGGGCGCACGGCGGCCGCCGTCGAGGTGGCCGACCGGCTCGGTCGCCTCCACGCGGTCCGCGTGGACGGGGCGGACGTCCACCTGCGCATCCCCGACGGTGCACAGGTGTTGCCGGGCTACCTCCGCCAGCTCGACGCCAACGGCATCGAGGTCGAGCGTGCCGAAGTGTCCCGACCGACCCTCGACGACGTGTTCCTGCACCTCACGGGGCGGAGCCTGCGCGAGGAAGCGCAGGCCGCCGACGACGCCCGGTCCCGCGAGGACGGGGTCCACACCACACCGCAGGAGGTGCTCGCTTGA
- a CDS encoding serine hydrolase, with amino-acid sequence MVLATVLAILSVPASADADAHRDGDRHPCADVSAAPFVDRDRISSVHRDAVDCLWHLGIVRGSVTADGRRRFDPTAAVDRGQFAGMLHRLLDVTGRADRLPEPRRPRFDDVPAGHTFDREVHTLASAGVIEGVDGRSFAPGRLVRRDQTASLLRRAARWATGDELLATSGPLFHDIVGSVHRDAIEAAFEFGLVDGVAYPCGDGGGRYEPLRSLQRQQAASVLARAIGTLDAIEAGEVERRKPDPECPSPVWVPRIDAAVDYAEGRTGSISFAVIGTDGQLVGHRASTQVAAVSVIKVMFLVAYLDHPDVRDRPLTADDRDLLEPMIRRSANEPGTRIADMVGPEGMNALAERAGMRDFHFTRPWGNSRTSARDQARFMLAFDRYVPSRHRDYARQLLTQVVPEQRWGIGQVATDGWTKHFKGGWGPGTGSVDHQVVLLRHHDGTRVALSVMTTGSPSHEYGKATLEGLFRRLLADLPRT; translated from the coding sequence GTGGTGCTCGCGACCGTGCTCGCGATCCTGTCCGTGCCAGCCTCCGCCGACGCCGATGCGCACCGCGATGGAGACCGCCATCCGTGCGCGGACGTGTCGGCGGCACCCTTCGTCGACCGCGACCGGATCAGCTCGGTGCACCGCGATGCGGTGGACTGCCTGTGGCACCTCGGCATCGTCCGGGGATCGGTGACGGCCGACGGACGGCGACGGTTCGACCCCACCGCGGCGGTCGATCGCGGCCAGTTCGCCGGGATGCTGCACCGGCTCCTCGATGTGACCGGCCGAGCGGACCGTCTGCCCGAACCGCGGCGACCCCGGTTCGATGACGTCCCCGCGGGCCACACCTTCGACCGCGAGGTCCACACGCTCGCGAGCGCGGGGGTGATCGAGGGTGTGGACGGCCGGTCGTTCGCGCCGGGACGTCTCGTCCGCCGCGACCAGACCGCCTCGCTGCTCCGCCGTGCCGCGAGATGGGCGACCGGCGACGAGCTGCTCGCCACCTCGGGGCCGCTGTTCCACGACATCGTCGGCAGCGTCCACCGGGATGCCATCGAGGCGGCGTTCGAGTTCGGCCTGGTCGACGGTGTCGCCTACCCCTGCGGCGATGGGGGCGGCCGGTACGAGCCGCTCCGCTCGCTGCAGCGTCAGCAGGCCGCCAGCGTGCTCGCGCGGGCGATCGGGACGCTCGACGCCATCGAGGCCGGCGAGGTCGAACGGCGGAAGCCGGACCCCGAGTGCCCGTCCCCCGTCTGGGTACCGCGGATCGACGCGGCTGTGGACTACGCCGAAGGGCGCACCGGCTCGATCAGCTTCGCGGTCATCGGTACCGACGGTCAGCTGGTGGGGCACCGCGCCAGCACGCAGGTCGCGGCCGTCAGCGTCATCAAGGTGATGTTCCTGGTCGCCTACCTCGATCACCCCGACGTGCGCGATCGGCCGCTCACCGCCGACGACCGCGACCTCCTCGAGCCGATGATCCGCCGCTCGGCGAACGAGCCCGGGACGCGGATCGCCGACATGGTCGGCCCCGAGGGCATGAACGCACTGGCGGAGCGGGCGGGGATGCGGGACTTCCACTTCACCCGGCCGTGGGGCAACAGCCGCACGTCCGCCCGGGACCAGGCGCGCTTCATGCTCGCGTTCGACCGCTACGTGCCGAGCCGACACCGTGACTACGCACGCCAACTGCTCACCCAGGTCGTGCCCGAGCAGCGGTGGGGTATCGGCCAGGTCGCCACCGATGGGTGGACCAAGCACTTCAAGGGCGGCTGGGGCCCGGGGACCGGCTCGGTCGACCACCAGGTGGTGCTCCTGCGCCACCACGACGGCACGCGTGTCGCACTCAGCGTCATGACCACCGGGAGCCCGAGCCACGAGTACGGGAAGGCCACCCTCGAGGGTCTGTTCAGGCGGCTCCTGGCTGACCTCCCCCGGACGTAG